One genomic region from Quercus robur chromosome 4, dhQueRobu3.1, whole genome shotgun sequence encodes:
- the LOC126721701 gene encoding glycine-rich protein A3: MGGGKDKHGHDSDDRGMFSHLAGYAGGYYPPQGHSSHGYPPQGHSSHGYPQQGYPPQGYPPQGYPPQAYPPAGYPPPGGYAPAGYPPPGGYPPPAYPPPGGYPPPYSYPTPSAPPYHSGHGPGMGTLLAGGAAAAAAVYGAHQLSHGAHHLGHGGHHGFGHGKFKHGKFKHGKFGKRWKHGGFGKHKFKRWK; encoded by the exons atgggaGGTGGCAAGGATAAGCATGGTCATGACTCTGATGACAGAGGGATGTTTTCACATCTTGCTGGATATGCTGGAGGATACTACCCTCCACAAGGCCACTCTTCACATGGATATCCTCCACAAGGACACTCTTCACATGGATATCCTCAACAAGGGTATCCTCCACAAGGATATCCTCCTCAAGGATATCCCCCACAGGCCTACCCACCAGCTGGATATCCTCCCCCAGGTGGATACGCCCCCGCTGGATATCCTCCCCCTGGTGGTTACCCTCCACCAGCCTATCCTCCCCCAGGTGGTTACCCTCCACCATATAGCTATCCTACTCCATCAGCTCCTCCATATCATTCAG GGCATGGACCTGGCATGGGAACATTGCTAGCAGGGGGTGCTGCAGCTGCAGCTGCTGTTTATGGTGCTCACCAGCTCTCACACGGTGCTCATCATCTCGGACATGGGGGTCACCATGGCTTTGGTCACGGAAAGTTTAAACATGGCAAGTTTAAGCATGGGAAATTTGGCAAGCGCTGGAAGCATGGCGGGTTTGGaaagcataagttcaagagatgGAAGTGA